The following are encoded in a window of Candidatus Methylomirabilota bacterium genomic DNA:
- a CDS encoding FAD-containing oxidoreductase: protein MIYDAIVIGSGQGGNPLSHKLADLGWRVALIEKEYLGGTCINTGCTPTKTMVASAQVAHYARHAARWSVRTGEVSVDLPGIVARKDAIVQSFRSGQQRKVDQRPNLDLNRGHARFVGPHAIQVGAEVLEGERIFVNTGTRPDIPRIEGLDETAYLTNASIMELREVPEHLLVLGGGYIGLEFGQMFGRFGSRVTIVHRGDEILTREDPDVAAEMHKILEGEGISFVLRARTSRIQRANGRITLILNGDGGSQVISGSHLLVAAGRRPNTDDLGLEQAGVQTDAKGYIAVNGRLETNVPGIWALGDVKGGPAFTHISYNDYQILYANLVEGQNLTIDHRIIPYSVFTDPQLGRVGMTEKEARAKGHSLKIGKIPMGWVARAIERDETSGFMKLVVDAPNDRILGAAILATEGGELIQMLGTLMLAGLPYTLLKGAVYIHPTLAEGFFTLMEEVKPA from the coding sequence ATGATATACGACGCGATCGTGATCGGTTCAGGCCAGGGCGGCAACCCCCTCTCACATAAGCTGGCCGACCTTGGCTGGCGCGTGGCCCTGATCGAGAAGGAATATCTCGGCGGCACCTGCATCAATACCGGTTGCACGCCGACAAAAACGATGGTCGCCTCCGCGCAGGTGGCCCATTACGCCCGTCACGCAGCCCGCTGGAGCGTCCGGACGGGCGAGGTCAGCGTCGATCTGCCTGGCATCGTGGCCCGCAAGGACGCGATCGTTCAGAGCTTCAGGTCCGGGCAACAGCGTAAGGTGGACCAACGCCCGAATCTGGACCTCAATCGCGGGCATGCCCGATTTGTCGGTCCCCACGCGATCCAGGTCGGAGCCGAGGTCCTGGAGGGCGAGCGGATCTTCGTCAACACGGGCACTCGCCCCGATATTCCGCGCATCGAAGGGCTTGACGAGACCGCCTACCTGACCAACGCCAGCATCATGGAGCTGCGTGAGGTGCCCGAGCACCTGCTGGTCCTGGGCGGCGGCTATATCGGGCTGGAGTTCGGACAGATGTTTGGGCGGTTCGGCAGCCGCGTGACAATCGTCCACCGAGGCGATGAGATCCTCACGCGTGAGGATCCCGACGTCGCGGCCGAGATGCACAAGATCCTCGAAGGCGAAGGCATCTCCTTCGTACTTCGCGCACGCACAAGCCGGATCCAGCGTGCGAACGGCCGGATTACACTGATCCTTAATGGGGATGGCGGCTCTCAGGTGATATCCGGTTCGCATCTCCTGGTGGCCGCCGGGCGAAGGCCCAACACCGACGACCTGGGATTGGAGCAGGCCGGCGTGCAGACCGATGCCAAAGGCTATATCGCGGTGAACGGCCGCCTGGAGACAAATGTGCCCGGTATCTGGGCCCTGGGCGACGTAAAAGGCGGACCTGCTTTCACGCACATCTCCTATAACGACTACCAGATCCTCTACGCGAACCTTGTCGAAGGGCAGAACCTGACGATCGATCACCGCATTATCCCGTACTCCGTGTTTACCGATCCGCAATTGGGCCGGGTCGGCATGACCGAGAAGGAGGCGAGAGCGAAAGGTCATAGCCTGAAGATCGGGAAGATTCCAATGGGCTGGGTTGCTCGCGCCATCGAGCGGGATGAGACGAGTGGGTTCATGAAGCTCGTCGTGGATGCTCCCAACGACCGCATTCTTGGTGCGGCTATCCTGGCAACCGAAGGCGGCGAATTGATTCAGATGCTTGGTACGCTCATGCTTGCGGGACTGCCCTACACCCTGCTAAAAGGCGCGGTCTATATCCATCCGACACTCGCCGAGGGCTTCTTCACGCTGATGGAAGAGGTCAAGCCGGCATGA
- a CDS encoding tRNA-specific adenosine deaminase, with product MVKLPFIDVDFLHLALVEADKSYREGGIPIGAVMVENGRVIAAGHNRRVQNGDPIAHGEMDCIRRAGRRPRYDRVTLYTTLSPCMMCAGTILQFGIPRVVIGENVNFPGSIDFLRTHGVEVTLLNDPDCADLLRKFISTHPEVWDEDIAGRSDV from the coding sequence ATGGTAAAGTTGCCTTTCATCGATGTGGACTTCCTTCACCTGGCGTTAGTTGAGGCTGACAAGAGCTATCGAGAGGGCGGCATCCCTATCGGGGCAGTAATGGTCGAGAACGGCCGCGTCATTGCGGCCGGCCATAACCGTCGCGTTCAGAATGGTGACCCTATTGCCCATGGAGAGATGGATTGCATCCGCCGCGCCGGCCGCCGGCCGCGTTATGACCGCGTTACCCTGTACACAACCCTGAGTCCGTGCATGATGTGTGCTGGTACGATCCTCCAGTTCGGCATTCCTCGAGTCGTGATAGGTGAGAATGTCAATTTCCCCGGTAGCATCGATTTTCTACGAACGCATGGCGTAGAGGTCACACTACTCAATGACCCAGACTGTGCCGATCTCTTGCGGAAATTCATCAGTACCCATCCAGAAGTCTGGGACGAGGACATCGCTGGGCGCTCAGATGTTTAG
- a CDS encoding RNA polymerase subunit sigma-24, with amino-acid sequence MAPRRSGAVEPSVAKPESSYTEERAVIERLRSGDYDAFEAIFRRYVNRVYRQVFRLVGNDAEAEEIVQEVFLAVYQKCKSFRGDSAFSTWLYSLAMNACLTRLRKRKRNREISLDAFLPCYREDGHHRVRPVFNWADEVEFRLEKDELRELLQEAIDQLPPAEKAVIVLSDVEGVPDREIGETLRLSIPAVKARLHRARLFLRGKLADALGYSPACWM; translated from the coding sequence ATGGCGCCACGACGATCCGGAGCGGTTGAGCCTTCCGTCGCGAAACCTGAATCGTCCTATACTGAAGAGCGCGCGGTTATCGAGCGCTTGAGGTCCGGCGACTATGATGCCTTCGAGGCGATCTTTCGCCGGTACGTCAACAGGGTCTATCGACAGGTCTTCAGGCTGGTCGGAAATGATGCCGAGGCAGAGGAGATCGTGCAGGAGGTGTTCCTGGCGGTCTATCAGAAGTGTAAATCGTTTCGGGGCGATTCCGCGTTTTCCACGTGGCTCTACAGCCTGGCCATGAACGCCTGTCTCACCAGGCTTCGCAAACGGAAGCGGAACAGGGAAATCAGTCTGGACGCCTTTTTGCCGTGCTACCGGGAGGATGGCCACCATCGGGTCAGGCCGGTTTTCAACTGGGCGGATGAGGTCGAGTTTCGTCTTGAAAAGGACGAACTGCGGGAGCTTCTCCAGGAAGCCATCGATCAGCTTCCGCCTGCAGAGAAGGCGGTCATCGTGTTGAGTGATGTGGAAGGCGTCCCCGATCGTGAAATCGGCGAGACATTGAGGCTGAGCATTCCGGCGGTCAAGGCGCGGCTCCATCGCGCCCGCCTCTTCTTGCGGGGCAAGCTGGCGGACGCGCTCGGCTACTCCCCCGCGTGTTGGATGTGA
- a CDS encoding penicillin-binding protein 1A: MVFLHVLQVRCASVKWRAIVVALLMSAVLGATAWGAPPAREEDLPNLPQLPIFQPGEPSLLYDDEGRVFGSVVPEYRIFVPLSRIPARLRQAVIAAEDARFYEHGAVDLQGIARAAVRNLMAASVKEGGSTITQQLAKTLFLSHERTVGRKVKELQLASELEQRYSKDQILEMYLNAIYFGHGAYGVEAAARAYFSKSVTGLTLPEAALLAGLPRAPGRYSPLIDIKRAKARRQYVLDRMVATGAIKQAQARRAGSAPVSVNPMFRSKGMAPWFIDYVRQQLETRLGRPVVRQGGLKIYTTLNAGMQRAAVKAINRGIAAIAQRRKGQAGGEAAAPEGALVALDARTGEIKAWVGGSNYSRSQFDRVVQARRQPGSAFKPFVYAAAFERGLTPATVIDDAPISFQIGTGKGSETWAPDNLDRKYRGQITLRQALEESINVPTVRLIAAIGVDPVIDLAHRLGITSELRREYALALGVSEVNLLEMTSAYQAFANLGSLSPPFAVRRVVASGEIILEEQLPQPQQVMREEVAFILTSVLEGVVERGTGKAARRIGRPVAAKTGTTQAAEDLWFLGYTPSVVAGVWLGYDQRRPIGSHETAGKVAAPIWVDFMKQSLGDSPAEPFVPPGGVFQILVNRKTGQPASSADPDALEEYFIRGQEELWPSTVALPTTDGSSPEMGDGAVMPSPYSR, encoded by the coding sequence ATGGTATTCTTGCATGTACTTCAGGTACGCTGCGCGAGCGTCAAATGGCGCGCAATAGTCGTTGCGCTTCTCATGAGCGCGGTGCTCGGCGCGACCGCATGGGGCGCTCCCCCGGCTCGCGAGGAGGATCTGCCCAACCTTCCACAACTGCCGATCTTTCAGCCCGGCGAGCCAAGCCTCCTGTACGATGATGAAGGAAGGGTCTTCGGCTCCGTTGTTCCGGAGTACCGGATCTTTGTTCCCCTTTCCAGGATTCCCGCGAGGTTACGGCAGGCCGTCATTGCGGCCGAGGACGCCCGCTTTTATGAGCATGGAGCGGTTGACCTGCAAGGGATCGCCAGGGCGGCTGTGCGAAATCTGATGGCCGCGTCCGTCAAGGAGGGGGGGAGCACTATTACACAGCAGCTTGCCAAGACGCTGTTCTTGAGCCACGAGCGGACGGTCGGACGGAAGGTCAAGGAACTACAGCTTGCCAGCGAGCTAGAGCAACGCTATTCGAAAGATCAGATCCTGGAGATGTATCTGAATGCGATCTATTTCGGTCATGGGGCATACGGGGTCGAGGCGGCTGCGCGGGCCTATTTCAGTAAGAGCGTGACGGGACTTACCCTGCCGGAGGCCGCACTGCTCGCGGGGCTTCCCCGCGCGCCGGGACGGTATTCGCCGCTGATCGACATCAAACGGGCCAAGGCGCGCCGGCAGTACGTGCTGGATCGGATGGTCGCGACGGGTGCGATCAAACAGGCTCAGGCTCGTCGAGCGGGTTCGGCGCCGGTCTCGGTCAATCCGATGTTTCGGTCAAAGGGGATGGCGCCGTGGTTCATCGACTATGTCCGACAGCAGCTTGAGACGCGTCTGGGGCGGCCCGTAGTACGGCAGGGAGGGCTGAAGATCTACACGACACTGAACGCCGGCATGCAGCGAGCGGCCGTCAAGGCGATTAACCGGGGGATTGCGGCCATTGCACAACGACGGAAGGGGCAGGCGGGCGGTGAGGCGGCGGCGCCCGAGGGGGCGCTGGTCGCCCTCGATGCCAGGACCGGTGAGATCAAGGCGTGGGTAGGCGGCTCCAATTACTCGCGGAGCCAGTTTGACCGCGTGGTCCAGGCACGGCGGCAACCGGGGTCGGCCTTCAAGCCGTTTGTCTACGCGGCGGCATTTGAGCGCGGACTGACGCCGGCGACGGTCATCGACGATGCCCCGATCAGTTTTCAGATCGGCACGGGGAAGGGGAGCGAGACCTGGGCCCCGGACAATCTGGACCGCAAGTACCGCGGTCAGATCACGCTGCGCCAGGCGCTTGAGGAGTCGATCAACGTCCCGACGGTCCGACTGATTGCTGCGATCGGGGTTGATCCGGTCATTGACCTCGCCCACCGGCTCGGGATCACCTCGGAACTTCGGCGGGAATACGCCCTCGCGCTTGGGGTCTCGGAGGTGAATCTGCTGGAAATGACCTCAGCTTACCAGGCGTTCGCGAATCTGGGGAGCCTGTCGCCGCCCTTTGCCGTCCGGCGCGTAGTCGCCTCCGGCGAAATCATACTGGAAGAGCAACTCCCTCAGCCGCAGCAGGTGATGCGCGAGGAGGTCGCGTTTATCCTGACCTCGGTGCTTGAGGGTGTAGTCGAGCGCGGGACCGGGAAGGCCGCTCGACGTATCGGCCGGCCGGTTGCTGCCAAGACCGGAACAACCCAGGCTGCTGAAGACCTCTGGTTCCTCGGGTACACCCCGAGTGTGGTGGCGGGGGTCTGGCTGGGTTACGATCAACGTCGTCCGATCGGCTCGCATGAGACAGCCGGAAAGGTGGCCGCACCGATCTGGGTCGATTTCATGAAGCAGAGCCTTGGCGATAGCCCTGCCGAACCGTTTGTCCCGCCTGGGGGGGTCTTTCAGATACTGGTCAATCGAAAGACGGGACAACCGGCCTCATCGGCCGATCCTGACGCCCTGGAGGAGTATTTCATCCGAGGACAGGAAGAGTTGTGGCCTTCAACAGTCGCGTTGCCGACGACCGACGGCTCTTCGCCGGAGATGGGTGACGGTGCAGTCATGCCGTCTCCCTACAGCCGTTGA
- a CDS encoding ankryin, with amino-acid sequence MPNRLLTTQEHHRICEGGITMGTDVNAADRHGRTVLMTAAQEGRPEAVEALIAQGANVNARDEYGWTALMRASLRGRLDIVKILIAHGAWIHVKSDGGWTALMRASLAGHREVVELLIANGADVNARQDNGATALIWASQEGHRAVVELLIANGADVNAKTNNGVTATMIAFNRSEDEIVQILKNAGATE; translated from the coding sequence ATGCCGAATCGCTTGCTCACTACTCAAGAACACCATAGAATCTGCGAGGGAGGGATAACGATGGGCACCGATGTGAACGCCGCAGACAGGCACGGCAGAACAGTCTTGATGACAGCGGCTCAGGAAGGCCGTCCGGAGGCCGTGGAAGCGCTGATCGCGCAGGGCGCGAATGTGAACGCCAGAGATGAATATGGCTGGACGGCCTTGATGCGGGCGTCGTTGAGAGGCCGCCTCGATATTGTGAAGATCCTGATCGCGCACGGCGCGTGGATACACGTCAAATCTGACGGGGGCTGGACGGCCCTGATGAGGGCGTCGCTGGCAGGCCATCGCGAGGTGGTAGAACTGCTGATCGCGAATGGCGCCGATGTGAACGCCAGGCAGGACAATGGCGCTACGGCCCTGATATGGGCGTCTCAGGAAGGCCATCGCGCGGTGGTAGAACTGCTGATCGCGAATGGCGCCGATGTGAATGCCAAAACGAACAATGGCGTCACGGCCACGATGATAGCGTTCAATAGGAGCGAAGACGAGATCGTACAGATCCTCAAGAACGCCGGGGCCACGGAGTAA
- a CDS encoding Killer protein, whose protein sequence is MIQSFRHKGLRKFFESGNMSGIQPHHAQRLRMLMTALDTSQFIEDMNVPGFRLHPLKGSERSRWSVWVNGNWRITFEFKDRHAYHLDYEDYH, encoded by the coding sequence ATGATTCAATCATTCCGACACAAGGGACTCAGGAAGTTCTTTGAGTCGGGAAACATGTCGGGAATTCAACCTCACCACGCGCAGCGGCTTCGGATGCTCATGACAGCATTGGATACTTCCCAGTTCATCGAGGACATGAACGTTCCGGGGTTTCGCTTGCACCCTTTGAAAGGTTCTGAGCGCAGCCGCTGGTCGGTGTGGGTCAATGGCAACTGGCGTATCACATTTGAGTTCAAAGACAGACATGCCTACCATCTGGACTATGAGGACTATCATTGA
- the higA gene encoding addiction module antidote protein, HigA family, with the protein MGMHNPPHPGEFITEVYLEPNRLSGRGLAAKLGVSASTLNRILRGTSGISPEMALRLSKALGRSPESWLAMQYNYDLWQARQRVKLGKVSKVRLTAA; encoded by the coding sequence ATGGGTATGCACAATCCTCCTCATCCCGGTGAGTTCATCACCGAGGTCTACCTTGAGCCGAATCGCCTGAGCGGTCGCGGGCTCGCCGCAAAGCTCGGGGTATCCGCGTCCACGCTGAATCGCATCCTGAGAGGCACCAGCGGTATCAGTCCGGAGATGGCGCTACGCCTGTCCAAGGCGCTCGGTCGATCCCCGGAGAGCTGGTTAGCCATGCAGTACAACTATGACCTGTGGCAGGCCAGGCAGCGCGTCAAGCTCGGCAAGGTGAGTAAGGTTCGGCTGACAGCGGCGTAA
- a CDS encoding crotonase: MGWQTLELRIEQSLATITLNRPKALNAINLAMVGELEQVVRQVRDDPDVRVVVITGAGEKAFAAGADITEFKAMSPIDAWMFVQRLQRLFLEIERLPKPVIAAVNGYALGGGCELMMACDIAYAADTAMIGQPEINLGIIPGAGGTQRLARLIGKQRAKALVLTGEMIGAQEAWGLGLLNKVVPADHLMVEVRKLAGKLAGNAPVAVKAAKEAIEDGYDMALERALAHEAQLFALCFATEDKTEGVNAFLEKRPPMFKGK, encoded by the coding sequence ATGGGATGGCAGACGCTCGAATTGCGGATTGAGCAGAGCCTGGCAACCATCACGTTGAACCGGCCGAAGGCGCTGAATGCGATCAATCTGGCGATGGTCGGGGAGTTGGAGCAGGTGGTGCGCCAGGTGCGGGACGATCCGGACGTCCGGGTGGTGGTGATCACGGGCGCAGGGGAGAAGGCGTTCGCTGCCGGGGCCGACATCACCGAGTTCAAGGCGATGAGTCCGATCGACGCTTGGATGTTCGTTCAGCGTCTTCAGCGGCTCTTCCTGGAGATCGAGCGGTTGCCAAAGCCGGTCATTGCGGCGGTCAACGGATATGCGCTAGGGGGCGGGTGCGAGCTGATGATGGCCTGCGATATTGCCTATGCGGCGGATACGGCCATGATCGGCCAGCCTGAGATCAACCTTGGGATCATCCCGGGCGCCGGGGGAACGCAACGGCTGGCGCGGCTGATCGGCAAACAGCGCGCGAAAGCGCTGGTGCTGACCGGCGAGATGATCGGTGCGCAGGAGGCCTGGGGTCTCGGTCTGCTGAATAAGGTTGTGCCGGCCGATCACCTGATGGTGGAGGTGAGGAAGCTCGCCGGCAAGCTGGCCGGCAACGCTCCAGTGGCGGTCAAGGCGGCCAAGGAGGCGATTGAGGACGGCTATGACATGGCGCTGGAGCGGGCGCTTGCCCATGAAGCCCAGTTGTTTGCGCTCTGTTTTGCGACGGAGGACAAGACTGAGGGCGTGAACGCGTTCCTGGAGAAACGGCCGCCGATGTTCAAGGGAAAGTAA
- a CDS encoding acyl-CoA dehydrogenase, whose protein sequence is MKFELTEEQRLFRDMVRDFAANEVAPLAKQVDEEGVFPQATVKKMGELGLMGVAIPIEYGGAGADNVCYAIAMEEIARACASTSVIVSVNNSLVADALHKFGSEAQKQRYLIPLAGGRLLGCFALSEPGAGSDASAQQTMAVREDDVFVLNGTKNFITNAMEADLALVFATVDRRLRAKGVCAFLVEKGTPGFTISKVEKKLGLHGTSCCQVVFENCPVPAENLLGEIGQGFKIAMVTLDAGRIGIAAQAVGIAQAALDISIRYAQERVAFEKPIASFQAIQWMIADMAVQIEAARLLTYRAAWLKDKGLRYTRESAMAKLFASETASRAATKALQIHGGYGYLYDFPAQRLFRDARITEIYEGTSEIQRLVIAHQLLN, encoded by the coding sequence ATGAAGTTCGAATTGACTGAGGAACAGCGGCTGTTTCGGGATATGGTGCGCGACTTCGCGGCCAACGAGGTGGCGCCGCTCGCGAAGCAGGTGGACGAAGAAGGGGTCTTCCCGCAGGCGACGGTCAAGAAGATGGGGGAGCTTGGGCTGATGGGGGTAGCGATCCCTATAGAATACGGCGGCGCCGGGGCGGACAATGTGTGCTACGCTATTGCCATGGAGGAGATCGCGCGGGCCTGCGCCTCAACCAGCGTCATCGTGTCGGTCAATAACTCGCTGGTGGCCGATGCCTTGCATAAGTTCGGGTCGGAGGCCCAAAAGCAGCGCTACCTGATCCCGCTCGCCGGCGGCAGGCTGCTCGGCTGCTTTGCGCTCAGCGAGCCGGGGGCAGGATCAGATGCGTCGGCCCAGCAGACGATGGCCGTCAGGGAGGACGATGTCTTTGTCCTGAACGGGACCAAAAACTTCATCACGAACGCCATGGAGGCCGATCTGGCGCTGGTCTTTGCCACCGTCGATCGCCGTCTTCGAGCCAAAGGGGTCTGTGCCTTTCTGGTGGAGAAGGGGACGCCGGGCTTCACCATCTCGAAGGTGGAGAAGAAGCTGGGGCTCCACGGCACCAGTTGCTGTCAGGTCGTCTTCGAGAATTGCCCGGTACCGGCGGAGAACCTGCTGGGGGAGATCGGGCAGGGGTTCAAGATCGCCATGGTCACCCTTGATGCGGGCCGGATCGGCATTGCAGCGCAGGCGGTGGGGATCGCTCAGGCGGCGCTGGACATTTCGATCAGGTATGCCCAGGAGCGGGTCGCCTTCGAGAAGCCGATTGCGTCGTTTCAGGCGATCCAGTGGATGATCGCCGATATGGCGGTGCAGATCGAGGCGGCGAGGCTGCTCACCTATCGGGCGGCCTGGCTGAAGGACAAGGGGCTGCGGTATACCAGGGAATCGGCGATGGCGAAGCTGTTCGCGTCGGAGACCGCCAGCCGGGCCGCGACGAAGGCGCTGCAGATTCATGGCGGGTACGGGTATCTGTACGATTTCCCGGCCCAGCGGCTGTTCCGCGACGCCCGCATCACCGAGATCTATGAGGGGACGTCCGAGATCCAGCGACTGGTCATTGCGCATCAGTTACTGAATTGA
- a CDS encoding electron transfer flavoprotein subunit beta: protein MHIVVCIKQIIDPEIPISQFMIDPRTKRQVQGNNPLVISPYDANALEVAIQLKEKHGATVTAISIGGSTATTALRSALSLGAHEAILVNEPLLAGSDPRGIAHALAKAIQKVGGYDLVLTGCESGDWADRAVPAFVAEELEIGYVGYVTRIEVKDGQVVARRVVEDGYELIEAKTPLLAAVSSDETNNPRYAKLRDIMTAAKKPIPVWKVADLGLDPEQIGAGYAKVAITDVYVPVKESRCEMIEGNTAEEKAANLAARLRELKLI from the coding sequence ATGCATATCGTGGTGTGTATCAAGCAGATCATCGATCCCGAGATTCCGATAAGCCAGTTCATGATCGATCCCCGGACCAAGCGGCAGGTCCAGGGGAACAATCCGCTGGTTATCAGCCCGTACGATGCCAATGCCCTCGAGGTGGCCATCCAGCTTAAGGAGAAGCACGGCGCGACGGTGACGGCCATCAGCATCGGCGGATCAACCGCGACGACCGCGCTGCGAAGCGCATTGTCGTTGGGCGCTCACGAGGCGATCCTGGTCAACGAGCCGCTGCTCGCGGGCTCTGATCCGCGAGGGATTGCCCATGCGCTGGCGAAGGCGATTCAAAAGGTTGGCGGCTACGACCTGGTCCTGACCGGCTGCGAGTCGGGGGACTGGGCCGATCGGGCAGTCCCCGCCTTCGTGGCCGAGGAGCTCGAGATCGGGTACGTCGGCTATGTGACCCGGATCGAGGTGAAGGACGGGCAGGTGGTCGCCCGTCGCGTCGTGGAGGATGGGTATGAGCTGATCGAAGCCAAGACCCCCCTGCTTGCGGCCGTCAGCTCAGACGAGACGAATAACCCGCGCTACGCCAAGCTGCGGGATATTATGACGGCCGCCAAGAAACCGATCCCTGTCTGGAAGGTCGCCGATCTCGGGCTCGATCCGGAGCAAATCGGTGCGGGTTACGCCAAGGTCGCCATCACCGATGTCTATGTTCCGGTTAAGGAGTCCAGGTGTGAGATGATCGAGGGGAATACGGCGGAGGAAAAGGCTGCGAACCTGGCGGCCAGGCTGCGCGAGCTGAAGCTGATTTGA
- a CDS encoding electron transfer flavoprotein, with protein MPGILVVATTKDGGLSRDTLELLTGASRLKAKLAQPAAAAILGAEVGSYVPSLFAHGADQVYRAEHPLLEGYQGDAYALALHQICERAQPTVVLLSGDVVGRELGPRLAYRLQAAFVGEFIDFDLDQASGRLQFTRSAYGGKAMAVIQPRENVIVATAKLRTLEPAAPEEGRTGEEIRIDVALDAAQLKTHLIQRVQEETTGINLGDARVVVSGGRGIHGPEGFKLLEDLARILRGAVGASRAATDAGWVPSSWQVGQTGRTVNPDLYLAFGISGATQHVAGISGSKWIVAVNTDPAAPIFKVAQLGIVDDWKAVATHLTRHCKELTGR; from the coding sequence ATGCCCGGCATACTGGTAGTGGCGACGACGAAAGACGGTGGGCTTTCGAGGGATACGCTGGAGCTGCTCACAGGCGCGAGCAGGCTGAAGGCGAAGCTGGCCCAGCCGGCAGCGGCCGCCATCCTGGGCGCAGAGGTAGGTTCATATGTCCCCTCACTGTTCGCGCATGGTGCCGATCAGGTCTATCGGGCTGAGCACCCCCTGCTCGAAGGGTATCAGGGTGATGCGTATGCCCTCGCCCTGCATCAGATCTGCGAGCGCGCACAGCCGACCGTCGTGTTGCTCTCCGGCGACGTGGTCGGGCGCGAGCTTGGCCCGCGACTGGCCTATCGACTTCAGGCCGCCTTTGTTGGGGAGTTCATCGACTTCGACCTGGACCAGGCATCCGGTCGGTTACAATTTACACGCTCGGCCTACGGCGGGAAGGCGATGGCGGTTATCCAGCCTCGCGAAAATGTGATCGTCGCAACGGCCAAGCTCCGAACGCTGGAGCCGGCTGCCCCGGAGGAGGGCCGGACGGGCGAAGAGATCCGGATCGATGTGGCCTTAGACGCCGCGCAGCTTAAGACCCACCTCATCCAGCGGGTTCAGGAGGAGACGACCGGCATCAATCTGGGGGATGCTAGGGTCGTGGTGAGCGGCGGACGTGGGATACATGGGCCGGAGGGGTTCAAACTCCTGGAGGATCTGGCGAGAATCCTGAGGGGTGCCGTCGGTGCCTCGCGGGCCGCCACCGATGCCGGATGGGTCCCGTCATCATGGCAGGTCGGCCAGACCGGTAGGACCGTCAATCCGGATCTGTATCTCGCCTTCGGAATCTCCGGCGCGACCCAGCACGTCGCAGGGATCTCCGGTTCCAAGTGGATCGTGGCGGTGAACACCGATCCTGCGGCGCCGATCTTCAAGGTCGCGCAGCTCGGCATTGTCGACGATTGGAAGGCCGTCGCGACTCATTTGACCCGACACTGCAAGGAATTAACCGGGCGCTAA